In one window of Helianthus annuus cultivar XRQ/B chromosome 17, HanXRQr2.0-SUNRISE, whole genome shotgun sequence DNA:
- the LOC110922311 gene encoding RING-H2 finger protein ATL78, which translates to MFISAMILFQGNMVHFHSRKLLCDDLKYQHTTTIIKTGVEAIAASPAPSPYTENKTFDTNVVMVLSVLLCALVCSLCLNAIIRYSEGLKLPGLDKECAICLSDFIFEEQVKILPKCSHGFHVQCVDKWLSSHSSCPTCRHSLIETCEKILLGGAHSITTPSQFNVQHPTIISTISVMPLQPERFEERFEI; encoded by the exons ATGTTCATTAGTGCCATGATCCTCTTTCAAGGAAACATGGTCCATTTTCATTCAAGAAAGCTTCTATGTGATGATCTGAAGTATCAACATACAACCACAATCATCAAAACAGGAGTGGAGGCTATAGCAGCTTCACCAGCACCAAGTCCATATACGGAAAACAAAACCTTTGATACAAATGTGGTGATGGTCCTATCCGTGCTTCTCTGTGCTCTCGTTTGTTCCTTATGTTTGAACGCGATTATCAG GTACTCGGAAGGGTTAAAATTGCCTGGATTGGACAAAGAGTGTGCAATTTGTTTAAGTGATTTTATTTTCGAAGAACAAGTCAAAATACTGCCAAAATGTAGCCATGGTTTCCATGTTCAATGCGTCGATAAGTGGTTGAGCTCACATTCCTCTTGCCCAACATGTAGGCACTCCCTTATAGAAACATGCGAAAAGATTTTGTTGGGGGGAGCGCATAGCATTACAACACCATCACAATTTAACGTGCAACATCCTACCATTATCAGTACGATAAGCGTCATGCCATTGCAACCTGAACGTTTTGAAGAAAGGTTTGAGATCTAG